The sequence TTTCCGGCACCCTGCTGAACGTGATGAAGCAGAAGGGCGGTACCCTCGGCGTGGCCACCATGTGTATCGGCCTGGGCCAAGGTATCACCACGGTGTTCGAACGCGTCTAAGCTGTGCGGTAACACGAAAACCGGGGCCTCGTGCCCCGGTTTTCATTTAGTGGATGCTTTTTGCAGAGGCAGTCGAGATGCAGGTCACGCCAGGCCGTTATCGTCATTACAAGGGTCCCGAGTATCGGGTATATGCAGTCGCTCGGCACTCCGAGACGGAGGAGCCGGTGGTCTTCTATCAGGCGCTGTATGGGGATTTCGGTCTTTGGGTGCGTCCGCTTTCGATGTTTACCGAAACGGTGGAAGTCGACGGTGAAACGCTTCCCCGTTTTGCCCTGATCGAGGCCGAGCCCAGTCGTTTCTGACGCTCGAACGGACTCGCTGGCTTAACCCTCACGCTTGACCTCGGCTCTGTCACCACTATATATAGCGGTGCTTTCGGACCGAGCCGACGTAAATTCGCTTGGTTCCAAGCGGTAAAGACCGCTGCCGGGCAAGCAGATTGCCGAGCGAATGGCAGTGGATACGAAAGATTTCGGAGCAATTGAATGCTCTTGCAGTCCGTGAAAAGACTGCTTCGCTTCTTTCTGGCAGGCTGGGCGCTTTTCAGCACTTGGCTCATGCCGGTTCAATATTTTCAGTTCACCTCTCGATTCAGGAACTCTCCTCTCCATGGGTAAATCGCTGGTCATCGTGGAATCACCGGCCAAGGCCAAGACAATCAACAAGTATTTGGGCAACCAGTACGTGGTGAAGTCGAGTATCGGCCATATCCGCGACCTTCCCACCAGCGGCTCTGCCAACAAGGAGCCCGTCAAGCGCGGCAAGGCGGCCGCCGCCGAGGCGCCGGCGTTGTCGCCGAAGGAAAAGGCCAAGCGCCAGCTGTTCGCGCGCATGGGCATCGACCCCGAACATGGCTGGAAGGCCAAGTACGAGATCCTGCCCGGTAAGGAGAAGGTGATCGAGGAGCTTCGCCGCCTGGCCAAAGAAGCCGACACCATCTATCTCGCGACCGACTTGGATAGAGAAGGGGAGGCCATCGCCTGGCACCTGCGCGAGTCCATCGGTGGCGATGACAGCCGCTACAAGCGCGTGGTGTTCAACGAGATCACGAAGAAGGCGATTCAGGAAGCGTTCTCCAAGCCGGGCGATCTGGACATTAACCGGGTCAACGCGCAGCAGGCGCGGCGTTTTCTCGATCGTGTAGTCGGTTACATGGTCTCGCCGTTGCTATGGTCGAAGATCGCCCGCGGTCTGTCCGCCGGTCGCGTCCAGTCGGTTGCGGTAAAGCTGGTCGTCGAGCGTGAGCGAGAAATCCGCGCCTTCGTGCCAGAGGAGTATTGGGAGGTCCATGCCGATCTCGCCACGGGCGACAACGCCAAGGTCCGGTTCGAGGTCGCTCGCGAAAATGGCGAGGCGTTCAAGCCATTGAACGAAAGCCATGCCATGGCTGCGCTGGAGCATCTGAAGGGTGCGAACTACAGCGTCGCCAAGCGCGAAGACAAGCCGACCAGCAGCAAGCCTTCGGCGCCGTTCATCACCTCGACCCTGCAACAGGCGGCGAGCAACCGACTCGGTTTCGGCGTGAAGAAAACCATGATGATGGCGCAGCGGCTCTACGAAGCCGGCTACATCACCTATATGCGTACCGATTCGACCAATCTCTCGGCCGACGCGCTGAACATGGTGCGCGACTTCATCGAGGACGAGTTCGGCAACAAGTACCTGCCGGAGAAGCCGAACTTCTATTCCAGCAAGGAAGGCGCGCAGGAGGCCCACGAAGCGATTCGCCCCTCCGACGTCAACCTGCGTCCCGCTCAGCTATCGGGCATGGAGCGCGATGCCGAGCGCCTTTACGACCTGATCTGGCGCCAGTTCGTGGCGTGCCAGATGCCTCCAGCCCAGTACCTGTCAACCAGCGTTACCGTCACCGCCGGCAACTTCGAGCTGCGTGCCAAGGGGCGGATCCTGAAATTCGACGGTTACACCAAAGTCATGCCGCAGCAGAGCAAGAGCGGTGAAGACGATGTGCTGCCGGAGATGAACAAGGGCGAGGCGATGAAGCTGATCAAGCTCGATCCGAGCCAGCATTTCACCAAGCCGCCGGCGCGCTACTCCGAAGCGAGCCTGGTCAAGGAAATGGAAAAGCGCGGGATTGGTCGTCCATCGACCTACGCGGCGATCATTTCGACCATTCAGGATCGCGGCTACGTGTCGCTGCACAACCGCCGGTTCTATTCCGAGAAAATGGGCGACATCGTGACCGAGCGCCTTTCGGAGAGCTTCAACAACCTGATGGATTACGGATTCACCGCCGGCATGGAGGAGAATCTCGACGATGTCGCCCAAGGCGAGCGTGAGTGGAAGCATCTGCTCGACGAGTTCTACGGTGACTTCCGCAAGAAGCTCGAGGTGGCCGAAGCCAGCGAGAATGGCATGCGCGCCAACCAGCCCACGCTGACCGACATTCCCTGCAAGGTCTGCGGCCGGCCGATGATGATTCGCACCGCGTCCACCGGTGTGTTCCTCGGTTGCTCCGGCTACAGCCTGCCGCCGAAAGAGCGCTGCAAATCCACCGTCAACCTGATTCCGGGCGACGAGATTGCCGCCGACGACGAGGGTGAGTCCGAGTCTCGCGTGCTGCTTGGCAAACACCGCTGCCCGATCTGCAGCACGGCCATGGACGCCTATCTGCTCGACGAGACCCACAAGCTGCATATCTGTGGCAACAATCCCGATTGCAGTGGCTACGAGATCGAAGAAGGCCAATACCGTATCAAGGGTTATGAAGGGCCGAGCCTTGAGTGCGACAAGTGTGGCAGCGAGATGCAGCTGAAGACTGGTCGTTTCGGCAAGTTTTTCGGCTGTACCAACGCCGACTGCAAGAACACTCGCAAGCTGCTGCGCAACGGCGAGGCGGCGCCGCCGAAGATGGATGCGGTGAAGATGCCCGAGCTCAAGTGCGAAAAGGTCGACGATACGTACGTGTTGCGTGACGGTGCATCCGGGCTGTTCCTGGCTGCCAGCCAGTTCCCGAAAAACCGCGAAACCCGCGCACCGCTGGTGCAGGAGCTGATCCCGCACAAGGATGAAATCGATCCGAAGTATCATTTCTTGCTGAGCGCGCCGCAGAAGGACCCGGAGGGCCGCCCAGCCGTGATCCGCTTCAGCCGCAAGACCAAGGAGCAATATGTGCAAACCGAGGTCAACGGCAAGCCGACCGGCTGGAAAGCCTTCTTCGACGGCGGAAAATGGAAGGTGGAAGACAAGAGCACCAAGTAGGCTAAAAGCCGATAAGGGCGCTTTGGGCTGAAGGCCGGACGTGTGTCGACTTCAGCTCCACCTCCCGGATTCAGGTGTTCGAATTGCGATTTCTGCGTCTGTCGCCATACTTTCCAGCTTCAGCTCATCTACGAGGTCCACCCGCCATGGCTCATGAGCTCTACACCCGTACCAATCAGAAGATCTATTTCGCCGGGCTTGCGCTCGAGAATTGGCGGCGGGCCGAAGAAAAGGGGGCGATGAACGCACCCGGCCTGATCCAGGCCGAGCGGGAAGCCAGCCTGTTCCATCTCTACGGCGCGCTGCTGGGTTTATGCCACGAGATTGCTGGCTACTACCGGTTGCCCGGCGCTACCGCGCCCCGGGTGGAGATGCTGCTGGTGCGTTCGCCGAACAGCGTATCGCCGAGCCCGGAGTTGGCCGAGCTGACCGAGTTGGCCGAACACGGCGAGACCTGGCTCGCCCAGTTGCTGAAGGCCCATGCCGCTTTGTTCGAGCCGCCACGTGCGCCAGCCAAAACCAAGACCGACCCGACCATGCCGCTGATCGAGGCGGTTAGCGTGGAGGAGGACGTACCGCCACTGGGGCGCGACGAGGTGGAAACCTGGCGAGGCAATCTGAAGGAACTGGCCTTGCGCTTTCGCGAGTCGCTTACCGAGTGGTAGGTAACGACGCGAATCAAGAGACTCGGTTTCGCGTCACGTCCGATGCTTGTATCGCAGCACCAAGGCGATGCCGCCGAGGATCGCAACCCCGGCCAGCATCAGTCTGCCCGTCAGACTTTCACCCAGTAGCACGCTTCCTGCCAGCGCCGTGAGGAGCGGAACGCTCAGCTGCACGCTGGCCGCTTGTATCGCGGCCAGCCCAGGCATCGCCGCATACCAGATGGCGTAGCCGATACCGGAGGTAAGCCCTCCAGATAACAGCGCATACACCACGCCGGCGCTGTCCCATTCGAGCGAGCCCAGTGCCACCAGGCACAGCACTGCGACGATGGGCAGAGTGCGGATGAAATTGCCGGCCGTGGCGGCGAGCGGGTCGGGCGTACCTTTTCCCAGTAGCGAATACGCGCCCCACGCCATGCCCGCCAGCACCATCAGACATGATGCCGATAACGACGGGGTGCTCGTGCCGGGGAGAAGCAGGGCGACCAGTCCGGCCGCCGCCAGCACCAATCCGACTACCTGCAAGCGATGCAAGCGCTCCCCCCTGAGCAGCCCCCAGGTGATCATGCTCAATTGCACGGCGCCGAACAGCAATAGCGCACCGGCGCCCGCATCAAGGTGCAGGTAGGCGTAAGAGAACGCTGCGGCATAGATAAACAGCGAAAAGGCGCCGGCCCAGTTGCCCGGCACCGTGGCGGCACGCTTGCGTGTGTGCAGCAGCAGCCACAACACCAGAGCACCGGCGAATAGGCGCAGCGCGGTGAAGCTGGCCGGGTCGATCTGGCTGTCTCGCAGCGCCGCGCGGCATAGCAGTGAATTGCCCGCGAAGGCGAGCATGGCCAACGCCGTTAACAGCAGGGTTCTAGCGGTCATTGTGGCGCCCGATCGGGGATAGAGCTTGCATCGTACTGTGGCATCACTGCCGGCTGCCACTGTCCGCAGGAGAGTGACGCAGCTCCTGGCCCGCAGACACCAAAGCTGCCTCTGGCGCGGTCGGCTGGTACAATGCGCCGTTTAACGGGGAGCAGACTCATGCCAACGTCTTTTTTGGAAATCGTCGAGCTACCCGACGGCAGTATCGTTTTGCGTCGTGCTGAGGATGAGGGTGTACTGGTGACGTTGGATTTCTCCGACGATGCCAAGGTGTTTTTGCAAGGTCAGCATGTCGAAATTGCCAAGGCGATGTTCAACGTCGGTGTGCAGATGGCGGGGCGGGTGTCGGAAGGGGAGTTCGAGCGGGAAGAAGAAGGTCCGCGCGTACTGCATTGAGGAGTGGCGGTGCGAAGGGCGAATGGCCTTGGGCGGGTTTCGGCACGTCCATATGCCGAGAACTGAATGGGTTAGCCCAGGCGAATGTTCAGGCTTTGTGCGTTGCCTTGAGCCGCTGCCACGCAGAGCTTCAGTCGACTGGCCTTGTCGAGGCGTGGAAACCAGGTGATGACCGTGTGGCTGCAGCCGGACATCAACGCCTTGCATGCCAGCTCGAGCGTGGCCTGCGTCTCGCGGGCCTGCAATAACAGGATGCGGTCACGATTTAGCCCGGCTTCCCGTAGCCAGCTTTGCGAAAGGGCGGCGGGCGGCGCGATCAGGGTCAGCCACCGCGTATCGGTCGCCTCGCTGAACTCGCGCAGGATGGGCGCCAGCAATAGGCGGCAGTGATCACCGCTGCCGCTCAGCGTCATTTCGCTCAGGCGATCGTCCGCAGGTTGCGGGATGGCCGTGCTGGTAACGCTCGCGAACGGTGCCAGGCTGCGTGCGATCAGCCCTTCGAACAACGAGAGCTGGGGTGGCTGGCCTGCGATGGGTTGGGGTTGGTACTGCATAAACCTCTCCTTGGCAGGCGTTGAAACGACCTGCATTGCCAATACTTGTTGAAACAGCCTCGTCTTGCCTACGCCCACGCTCTCTGCTGGTCGCTAGCGGCGTATCACGCCGACACTCAAGCCTTCGATTACCAGTTCCTGTTGTTCGAGATCGATCTCGATCGGGGCGAACTCGGCATTCTCGGCAAGTAGCCAGACCTTGCTGCCTTCGCGCTTGAAGCGTTTTACCGTGACTTCATCATCGATGCGTGCCACCACCACCTGTCCGTTACGCGCCTCACGCGTGGTATGCACGGCTAGCAAGTCGCCGTCGAATATGCCGATGTCCTTCATGCTCATGCCTCGTACCCGCAGTAGGTAATCGGCTTTCGGTTGAAAGAATGAAGGGTTGATCTGGCAGGATTCTTCAACGTGTTGCTGCGCGAGGATCGGCGCACCGGCCGCGACCCGGCCAATGACTGGCAGTCCGCTCTCTTCAGTCGACGCTTCGAAGCCCGGAATACGTATCCCGCGCGACGCGCCGGGCGTCATCTCGATAGCGCCCTTGCGAGCGAGCGCCTTAAGGTGTTCCTCAGCGGCATTGGGTGACTTGAAACCCAGCTCCTGAGCGATCTCCGCCCGCGTCGGCGGATAGCCGTTGTCCTCCAGGCAGCGCTTGATGAAGGCGAGAATTTCCGACTGGCGAGGGGTCAGCTTGATCATGGCGGTCTCTGTTCTTTTATACAGTGACTGGGATTATATACAGTGCTTGATGCTTGGCAATCTTTGTTTGGTTGAGGCCCGGAGCGGCTTGGTGCAAGCTTTGCCACGCCGAACGGGCCTTCTAACGATTTCGTGGTTGACTTGGTATAGGTTGAAACGTAAGTTTCAAACGAGTGTTTGTCAGGGGAGGGGGCATGGCGCAGTCTGAAACAGTGGAGCGTATTCTGGATGCGGCGGAACAGTTGTTCGCCG comes from Stutzerimonas stutzeri and encodes:
- the topA gene encoding type I DNA topoisomerase, whose amino-acid sequence is MGKSLVIVESPAKAKTINKYLGNQYVVKSSIGHIRDLPTSGSANKEPVKRGKAAAAEAPALSPKEKAKRQLFARMGIDPEHGWKAKYEILPGKEKVIEELRRLAKEADTIYLATDLDREGEAIAWHLRESIGGDDSRYKRVVFNEITKKAIQEAFSKPGDLDINRVNAQQARRFLDRVVGYMVSPLLWSKIARGLSAGRVQSVAVKLVVEREREIRAFVPEEYWEVHADLATGDNAKVRFEVARENGEAFKPLNESHAMAALEHLKGANYSVAKREDKPTSSKPSAPFITSTLQQAASNRLGFGVKKTMMMAQRLYEAGYITYMRTDSTNLSADALNMVRDFIEDEFGNKYLPEKPNFYSSKEGAQEAHEAIRPSDVNLRPAQLSGMERDAERLYDLIWRQFVACQMPPAQYLSTSVTVTAGNFELRAKGRILKFDGYTKVMPQQSKSGEDDVLPEMNKGEAMKLIKLDPSQHFTKPPARYSEASLVKEMEKRGIGRPSTYAAIISTIQDRGYVSLHNRRFYSEKMGDIVTERLSESFNNLMDYGFTAGMEENLDDVAQGEREWKHLLDEFYGDFRKKLEVAEASENGMRANQPTLTDIPCKVCGRPMMIRTASTGVFLGCSGYSLPPKERCKSTVNLIPGDEIAADDEGESESRVLLGKHRCPICSTAMDAYLLDETHKLHICGNNPDCSGYEIEEGQYRIKGYEGPSLECDKCGSEMQLKTGRFGKFFGCTNADCKNTRKLLRNGEAAPPKMDAVKMPELKCEKVDDTYVLRDGASGLFLAASQFPKNRETRAPLVQELIPHKDEIDPKYHFLLSAPQKDPEGRPAVIRFSRKTKEQYVQTEVNGKPTGWKAFFDGGKWKVEDKSTK
- a CDS encoding DUF6586 family protein, producing the protein MAHELYTRTNQKIYFAGLALENWRRAEEKGAMNAPGLIQAEREASLFHLYGALLGLCHEIAGYYRLPGATAPRVEMLLVRSPNSVSPSPELAELTELAEHGETWLAQLLKAHAALFEPPRAPAKTKTDPTMPLIEAVSVEEDVPPLGRDEVETWRGNLKELALRFRESLTEW
- the lexA gene encoding transcriptional repressor LexA, with amino-acid sequence MIKLTPRQSEILAFIKRCLEDNGYPPTRAEIAQELGFKSPNAAEEHLKALARKGAIEMTPGASRGIRIPGFEASTEESGLPVIGRVAAGAPILAQQHVEESCQINPSFFQPKADYLLRVRGMSMKDIGIFDGDLLAVHTTREARNGQVVVARIDDEVTVKRFKREGSKVWLLAENAEFAPIEIDLEQQELVIEGLSVGVIRR
- a CDS encoding DMT family transporter: MTARTLLLTALAMLAFAGNSLLCRAALRDSQIDPASFTALRLFAGALVLWLLLHTRKRAATVPGNWAGAFSLFIYAAAFSYAYLHLDAGAGALLLFGAVQLSMITWGLLRGERLHRLQVVGLVLAAAGLVALLLPGTSTPSLSASCLMVLAGMAWGAYSLLGKGTPDPLAATAGNFIRTLPIVAVLCLVALGSLEWDSAGVVYALLSGGLTSGIGYAIWYAAMPGLAAIQAASVQLSVPLLTALAGSVLLGESLTGRLMLAGVAILGGIALVLRYKHRT
- a CDS encoding DUF1653 domain-containing protein; this translates as MQVTPGRYRHYKGPEYRVYAVARHSETEEPVVFYQALYGDFGLWVRPLSMFTETVEVDGETLPRFALIEAEPSRF
- the sulA gene encoding SOS-induced cell division inhibitor SulA, translated to MQYQPQPIAGQPPQLSLFEGLIARSLAPFASVTSTAIPQPADDRLSEMTLSGSGDHCRLLLAPILREFSEATDTRWLTLIAPPAALSQSWLREAGLNRDRILLLQARETQATLELACKALMSGCSHTVITWFPRLDKASRLKLCVAAAQGNAQSLNIRLG